In Scophthalmus maximus strain ysfricsl-2021 chromosome 16, ASM2237912v1, whole genome shotgun sequence, the following proteins share a genomic window:
- the si:dkey-94f20.4 gene encoding synembryn-A isoform X2, producing MDVDLEGIIHCIKEGDESGVQTRLQEFNKEYAQCFFFDAEERHRRKQRKLEEFRKNKVREFNDSDSDCDEYDQEDRGLLLRQNLTVVLVRFIRTAVKCHLLRVSLRTLRILSRDKKVLAPLVTDNGLLTLAKLAGLTTTGVSDEASDPDSDFYDNIIASLAEAKVLHCRTDEDEGDAEAEADDQNQECSAFDEDTVSDISMANSGDVDSISWFGSHRTSINEMHRGSMHHKVLEQGRKDRRESKVELVGEEEDGESGEEALRKEAMKVLCNVVYNSTWAQERVSALRLLCGLTECLSSSVSSSSPSSVQFYELRLMFLITALRPELSTQLQREGGVSILTAALESCLEVRWKDQYECVLDPAANPISLEASQRLLEILKILFNITHSSHRQEPNEEDATLYRHLVAILRLCLMRKCTLSDDTDELQGHTVNLLSALPLQCLDVLLMVPPQPDSEQSLGVNMDCVHALLTFMERRLEAGDKIKEKLTPILNLLTETCRAHRETRHYIRTHILPPLTDVSHRPEEGSTMKSRLIRLMTHLDTDVKHCAADLIFVLCKENVRRFVKYTGYGNAAGLLATRGLLGGQGCRISNSDGKYSSDSDSDTEEYRQVRDRINPVTGRMEVEQSDPMEGMTEEEKEEEAKRLIMLFNKLSSGKIIQPMAVDSEGKLVPLSGLRDNSLTGVGRSESEEDGEAEDGEKN from the exons ATGGACGTGGACCTGGAGGGGATTATCCACTGCATCAAAGAGGGGGACGAGAGTGGTGTCCAGACACGGTTGCAGGAGTTCAACAAAGAG TATGCCCAGTGCTTCTTCTTCGATGCAGAGGAGAGGCACCGAAGGAAA CAAAGGAAACTTGAGGAG TTCAGGAAGAATAAAGTGAGGGAGTTCAATGATTCTGACTCTGACTGTGATGAGTATGACCAGGAGGATcgaggcctcctcctccgacag AATTTAACCGTTGTCCTTGTGAGATTTATAAGAACAGCAGTTAAATGTCATCTGTTGAGAGTGTCTTTGCGCACCCTGCGGATCCTGTCCAGGGACAAAAAGGTCCTTGCCCCCTTGGTGACCGACAACGGTCTGCTCACCCTAGCCAAACTAGCCGGGCTGACCACAACTGGCGTCAGCGATGAAGCCAGTGACCCCGACTCTGATTTCTACGACAACATCATTGCTTCTCTTGCCGAGGCCAAGGTTTTGCACTGCCGCACTGATGAGGATGAAGGCGACGCCGAAGCTGAAGCCGACGACCAAAACCAAGAGTGCTCTGCCTTTGATGAGGACACCGTGAGTGACATCAGCATGGCCAACAGTGGAGACGTTGACAGCATCAGCTGGTTTGGGAGCCACAGGACCAGCATCAACGAAATGCACAGAGGTAGCATGcatcacaaggtgctggagcaAGGCAGGAAGGACCGCAGAGAGAGCAAGGTGGAGTTggtgggagaagaggaagatggggAGTCAGGAGAGGAAGCTCTGCGAAAAGAGGCCATGAAGGTGCTGTGTAATGTGGTTTACAACAGCACCTGGGCACAGGAGAGGGTCAGTGCTCTAAG GCTCCTGTGTGGCCTCACAGAGTGTCTGTCCTCCAGTGTCAGTTCCTCGTCTCCATCCAGTGTTCAGTTCTATGAGCTGCGCCTCATGTTCCTCATTACTGCTCTACGGCCCGAGCTCAGCACTCAGCTTCAGCGG gagGGTGGGGTGTCCATCCTCACAGCAGCCCTGGAGAGCTGCCTGGAGGTTCGGTGGAAGGACCAGTATGAGTGTGTGCTGGACCCAGCTGCAAATCCAATCTCTTTGGAAGCCTCTCAGCGTCTCTTAGAGATACTGAAAATCCTCTTTAACATCACCCATAGCAGCCACAGACAGGAGCCAAATGAG gaGGATGCAACTCTTTACCGACACCTAGTGGCCATCCTGCGTCTCTGCCTGATGAGGAAGTGCACGTTGTCGGACGACACTGATGAACTGCAGGG tcacacagtcaacCTGTTGTCAGCGCTGCCTCTGCAGTGTCTCGATGTGCTGCTGATGGTACCTCCGCAGCCGGACTCGGAGCAGAGCCTGGGGGTCAACATGGATTGTGTACACGCCCTGCTGACGTTCATGGAGAGACGCCTTGAGGCG GGTGATAAGATCAAGGAGAAGCTGACACCAATCCTCAATCTGCTGACAGAGACCTGCAGGGCCCACAGAGAAACACGCCACTACATCAGGACACAT ATCCTGCCTCCTCTGACAGATGTGTCACACAGGCCAGAGGAAGGCTCCACTATGAAGAGTCGTCTGATCCGTCTCATGACTCATCTGGATACAGATGTCAAACACTGTGCCGCTGACCTCATCTTTGTCCTCTGCAAGGaaaatg TGAGGCGTTTTGTCAAGTACACAGGTTATGGCAACGCAGCGGGCCTGCTGGCCACCAGGGGCTTGCTGGGCGGCCAGGGGTGCAGGATTTCCAACTCTGACGGCAAGTACTCCAgcgactctgactctgacaccGAAGAGTACCGGCAGGTCAGAGATCGCATCAACCCTGTGACGGGGCGAATGGAGGTTGAGCAGTCTGACCCCATGGAGGGCATgacggaggaagagaaggaggaggaggccaagaggCTCATCATGCTCTTCAACAAGCTGTCCAG CGGTAAGATCATCCAGCCGATGGCGGTGGATTCAGAGGGGAAGCTGGTGCCGCTGTCCGGACTGAGGGATAATTCTCTCACCGGGGTGGGGAGGTCCGAgtcagaggaggacggagaagcagaggacggagagaagaaTTGA
- the si:dkey-94f20.4 gene encoding synembryn-A isoform X1, which translates to MSLNDNSSACVSVCAGIMDVDLEGIIHCIKEGDESGVQTRLQEFNKEYAQCFFFDAEERHRRKQRKLEEFRKNKVREFNDSDSDCDEYDQEDRGLLLRQNLTVVLVRFIRTAVKCHLLRVSLRTLRILSRDKKVLAPLVTDNGLLTLAKLAGLTTTGVSDEASDPDSDFYDNIIASLAEAKVLHCRTDEDEGDAEAEADDQNQECSAFDEDTVSDISMANSGDVDSISWFGSHRTSINEMHRGSMHHKVLEQGRKDRRESKVELVGEEEDGESGEEALRKEAMKVLCNVVYNSTWAQERVSALRLLCGLTECLSSSVSSSSPSSVQFYELRLMFLITALRPELSTQLQREGGVSILTAALESCLEVRWKDQYECVLDPAANPISLEASQRLLEILKILFNITHSSHRQEPNEEDATLYRHLVAILRLCLMRKCTLSDDTDELQGHTVNLLSALPLQCLDVLLMVPPQPDSEQSLGVNMDCVHALLTFMERRLEAGDKIKEKLTPILNLLTETCRAHRETRHYIRTHILPPLTDVSHRPEEGSTMKSRLIRLMTHLDTDVKHCAADLIFVLCKENVRRFVKYTGYGNAAGLLATRGLLGGQGCRISNSDGKYSSDSDSDTEEYRQVRDRINPVTGRMEVEQSDPMEGMTEEEKEEEAKRLIMLFNKLSSGKIIQPMAVDSEGKLVPLSGLRDNSLTGVGRSESEEDGEAEDGEKN; encoded by the exons ATGAGCCTGAATGATAAttcctctgcctgtgtgtcgGTGTGCGCAGGAATCATGGACGTGGACCTGGAGGGGATTATCCACTGCATCAAAGAGGGGGACGAGAGTGGTGTCCAGACACGGTTGCAGGAGTTCAACAAAGAG TATGCCCAGTGCTTCTTCTTCGATGCAGAGGAGAGGCACCGAAGGAAA CAAAGGAAACTTGAGGAG TTCAGGAAGAATAAAGTGAGGGAGTTCAATGATTCTGACTCTGACTGTGATGAGTATGACCAGGAGGATcgaggcctcctcctccgacag AATTTAACCGTTGTCCTTGTGAGATTTATAAGAACAGCAGTTAAATGTCATCTGTTGAGAGTGTCTTTGCGCACCCTGCGGATCCTGTCCAGGGACAAAAAGGTCCTTGCCCCCTTGGTGACCGACAACGGTCTGCTCACCCTAGCCAAACTAGCCGGGCTGACCACAACTGGCGTCAGCGATGAAGCCAGTGACCCCGACTCTGATTTCTACGACAACATCATTGCTTCTCTTGCCGAGGCCAAGGTTTTGCACTGCCGCACTGATGAGGATGAAGGCGACGCCGAAGCTGAAGCCGACGACCAAAACCAAGAGTGCTCTGCCTTTGATGAGGACACCGTGAGTGACATCAGCATGGCCAACAGTGGAGACGTTGACAGCATCAGCTGGTTTGGGAGCCACAGGACCAGCATCAACGAAATGCACAGAGGTAGCATGcatcacaaggtgctggagcaAGGCAGGAAGGACCGCAGAGAGAGCAAGGTGGAGTTggtgggagaagaggaagatggggAGTCAGGAGAGGAAGCTCTGCGAAAAGAGGCCATGAAGGTGCTGTGTAATGTGGTTTACAACAGCACCTGGGCACAGGAGAGGGTCAGTGCTCTAAG GCTCCTGTGTGGCCTCACAGAGTGTCTGTCCTCCAGTGTCAGTTCCTCGTCTCCATCCAGTGTTCAGTTCTATGAGCTGCGCCTCATGTTCCTCATTACTGCTCTACGGCCCGAGCTCAGCACTCAGCTTCAGCGG gagGGTGGGGTGTCCATCCTCACAGCAGCCCTGGAGAGCTGCCTGGAGGTTCGGTGGAAGGACCAGTATGAGTGTGTGCTGGACCCAGCTGCAAATCCAATCTCTTTGGAAGCCTCTCAGCGTCTCTTAGAGATACTGAAAATCCTCTTTAACATCACCCATAGCAGCCACAGACAGGAGCCAAATGAG gaGGATGCAACTCTTTACCGACACCTAGTGGCCATCCTGCGTCTCTGCCTGATGAGGAAGTGCACGTTGTCGGACGACACTGATGAACTGCAGGG tcacacagtcaacCTGTTGTCAGCGCTGCCTCTGCAGTGTCTCGATGTGCTGCTGATGGTACCTCCGCAGCCGGACTCGGAGCAGAGCCTGGGGGTCAACATGGATTGTGTACACGCCCTGCTGACGTTCATGGAGAGACGCCTTGAGGCG GGTGATAAGATCAAGGAGAAGCTGACACCAATCCTCAATCTGCTGACAGAGACCTGCAGGGCCCACAGAGAAACACGCCACTACATCAGGACACAT ATCCTGCCTCCTCTGACAGATGTGTCACACAGGCCAGAGGAAGGCTCCACTATGAAGAGTCGTCTGATCCGTCTCATGACTCATCTGGATACAGATGTCAAACACTGTGCCGCTGACCTCATCTTTGTCCTCTGCAAGGaaaatg TGAGGCGTTTTGTCAAGTACACAGGTTATGGCAACGCAGCGGGCCTGCTGGCCACCAGGGGCTTGCTGGGCGGCCAGGGGTGCAGGATTTCCAACTCTGACGGCAAGTACTCCAgcgactctgactctgacaccGAAGAGTACCGGCAGGTCAGAGATCGCATCAACCCTGTGACGGGGCGAATGGAGGTTGAGCAGTCTGACCCCATGGAGGGCATgacggaggaagagaaggaggaggaggccaagaggCTCATCATGCTCTTCAACAAGCTGTCCAG CGGTAAGATCATCCAGCCGATGGCGGTGGATTCAGAGGGGAAGCTGGTGCCGCTGTCCGGACTGAGGGATAATTCTCTCACCGGGGTGGGGAGGTCCGAgtcagaggaggacggagaagcagaggacggagagaagaaTTGA